A window of the Eschrichtius robustus isolate mEscRob2 chromosome 5, mEscRob2.pri, whole genome shotgun sequence genome harbors these coding sequences:
- the SUMO1 gene encoding small ubiquitin-related modifier 1 isoform X3: MSDQEAKPSTEDLGDKKEGEYIKLKVIGQDSSEIHFKVKMTTHLKKLKESYCQRQGVPMNSLRFLFEGQRIADNHTPKELGMEEEDVIEVYQEQTGGRSTI, encoded by the exons GAGGCAAAACCTTCAACCGAGGACTTGGGGGATAAGAAGGAAGGAGAATATATTAAACTCAAAGTCATCGGACAG GATAGCAGTGAGATTCACTTCAAAGTGAAAATGACAACACATCTCAAGAAACTCAAAGAATCGTACTGTCAAAGACAG gGAGTTCCCATGAATTCACTCAGGTTTCTCTTTGAAGGTCAGAGAATTGCTGATAATCACACTCCAAAAGAA CTGGGAATGGAGGAAGAAGATGTGATTGAAGTTTATCAGGAACAAACAGGGGGTCGTTCAAcaatttag
- the SUMO1 gene encoding small ubiquitin-related modifier 1 isoform X5: MWPRQNLQPRTWGIRRKENILNSKSSDSSEIHFKVKMTTHLKKLKESYCQRQGVPMNSLRFLFEGQRIADNHTPKELGMEEEDVIEVYQEQTGGRSTI, from the exons GAGGCAAAACCTTCAACCGAGGACTTGGGGGATAAGAAGGAAGGAGAATATATTAAACTCAAAGTCATCGGACAG CAGTGAGATTCACTTCAAAGTGAAAATGACAACACATCTCAAGAAACTCAAAGAATCGTACTGTCAAAGACAG gGAGTTCCCATGAATTCACTCAGGTTTCTCTTTGAAGGTCAGAGAATTGCTGATAATCACACTCCAAAAGAA CTGGGAATGGAGGAAGAAGATGTGATTGAAGTTTATCAGGAACAAACAGGGGGTCGTTCAAcaatttag